A stretch of Limanda limanda chromosome 7, fLimLim1.1, whole genome shotgun sequence DNA encodes these proteins:
- the scn8aa gene encoding sodium channel, voltage gated, type VIII, alpha subunit a isoform X3 — protein sequence MALPLIAPPGPNSYKKFTVESLAIIEQRIAEEKNKKPPKQDSSYRDDDDENKPRPNTDLEAGRSLPYIYGDIPKGMVAIPLEDLDPFYLTSQKTFIVLNRGKTIFRFSATPALYFINPLNPVRRVAIKILIHSLFSMIIMCTILTNCIFMTFSDPPEWSKQVEYTFTGIYTFESLVKICARGFCIDGFTFLRDPWNWLDFMVISMAYITEFVDLGNVSALRTFRVLRALKTISVIPGLKTIVGALIQSVKKLSDVMILTVFCLSVFALIGLQLFMGNLRHKCVVWPINITENYMYGSSKGFDWKEYIMNDTNFYFIPGQLDALLCGNSSDSGRCPEGFTCMKAGRNPNYGYTSFDSFGWAFLALFRLMTQDFWENLYMLTLRAAGKTYMIFFVLVIFVGSFYLVNLILAVVAMAYEEQNQATMEEAIRKDEEFKAMLEQLKRQQEDAQTAAMATSAGTVSEDAVEDDGGGHLSCSSSEMSKLSSKSAKERRNRKKKWRQKEQDKEKCDSEKFVKSESDDGSKRSRFRFPDNRLGRKSSIMNQSLLSIPGSPFLSRHNSKSSIFSFKGRNKDGGSENEFADDEHSTVEECEDRRGSLFSPYRRNSYSGFHGKRNSTVDCNGVVSLIGPGPGGRLLPEPTTEVEVKKKLSGSLMVSVDQLNTSFGRKERANSVMSVITNTLVEELEESQRKCPPCWYKFSNTFLIWECSPNWIKIKEIVNLIVMDPFVDLAITICIVLNTLFMAMEHYPMTPDFEHMLSVGNLVFTGIFAGEMLFKLVAMDPYYYFQEAWNCFDGFIVTLSLVELALADVEGLSVLRSFRLLRVFKLAKSWPTLNMLIKIIGNSVGALGNLTLVLAIIVFIFAVVGMQLFGKSYKDCVCKIAKECELPRWHMNDFFHSFLIVFRVLCGEWIETMWDCMEVAGQGMCLLVFMMVMVIGNLVVLNLFLALLLSSFSADNLAATDDDGEPNNLQISVKRIKVGIAWIKVKVRILMATLLKKPPMEDEQKPLDDMYDKKLNCIANHTGVDINRDLDYAKNGNGTTSGIGSSVGKYMIDEDHMSFIHNPNLTVCVPIAVGESDFENLNTEDFSSESECENSKELDETSSSEGSTIDIKPDVVEEVIVEAVEEYLEPEACWTEGCIAKYKCCDVPINVGWGKPWWFLRKTCFLIVEHNWFESLIIFMILLSSGALAFEDVYIEQRKTIRVILEYADRVFTYIFILEMLLKWVAYGFVKYFTNAWCWLDFFIVDVSIVSLVANALGYSDLGPIKSLRTLRALRPLRALSRFEGMRVVVNALVGAIPSIMNVLLVCLIFWLIFSIMGVNLFAGKYYYCFNQTSEEYFSVDVVNNKTQCVALMHQNFTEVRWKNVKINFDNVGAGYLALLQVATFKGWMDIMYAAVDSREVEDQPDYEVNIYMYIYFVVFIIFGSFFTLNLFIGVIIDNFNQQKKKFGGQDIFMTEEQKKYYNAMKKLGSKKPQKPIPRPQNMIQGMVFDFVQQQVFDISIMILICLNMVTMMVETDDQSDDTENVLYWVNFIFIVVFTTEFLLKLFALRHYYFTNGWNIFDVVVVILSIVGMFLADIIEKYFVSPTLFRVIRLARIGRILRLIKGAKGIRTLLFALMMSLPALFNIGLLLFLVMFIFSIFGMSNFGYVKHAAGIDDLYNFETFGNSMIILFMITTSAGWDGLLLPILNYEPDCDSRYENPGTNVKGDCGNPSVGIFFFVMYIIISFLIVVNMYIAIILENFSVATEESADPLSEDDFETFYEIWERFDPTASQFITFIKLSDFADALEHPLRVPKPNTIELIAMDMPMVSGDRIHCLDILFAFTKRVLGDSGELDMLRQQMEERFVQANPSKVSYEPITTTLRRKQEDVSARTIQNAYRCHLIRRGIIFKRRTFTNRLENGGNNQEKKESTPSTASLPSYDSVTKPDKEKQDDNKEEWARKDKDKNQKDEWESKC from the exons aCATTTATAGTGCTAAATAGAGGGAAGACAATCTTCCGTTTTAGTGCCACACCTGCCTTGTACTTCATAAATCCTTTAAATCCGGTTAGGCGAGTAGCTATTAAAATTTTGATACATTC TCTTTTCAGCATGATCATAATGTGTACTATTTTGACCAACTGTATATTCATGACCTTTAGTGATCCTCCCGAGTGGTCAAAACAAGTAGA GTACACATTCACAGGAATTTATACATTTGAGTCGCTTGTTAAAATCTGCGCACGAGGATTCTGTATAGACGGGTTTACATTCCTCAGAGATCCATGGAACTGGCTGGATTTCATGGTCATTTCGATGGC ATATATAACAGAGTTTGTGGACCTGGGCAATGTATCTGCGCTGAGAACATTCAGAGTTCTCCGAGCATTGAAAACTATCTCTGTCATTCCAG GACTGAAGACCATCGTCGGCGCCCTCATCCAGTCTGTGAAGAAGCTCTCGGATGTGATGATCCTGACCGTCTTCTGCCTGAGCGTCTTCGCCCTCATCGGCCTGCAGCTCTTCATGGGCAACTTGCGGCACAAGTGTGTGGTCTGGCCGATCAACATCACCGAGAACTACATGTACGGCAGCAGCAAGGGCTTTGACTGGAAAGAGTACATCATGAACGACA CCAACTTCTACTTCATCCCTGGCCAGTTAGACGCTCTTCTCTGTGGGAACAGCTCTGACTCGGG CCGCTGCCCGGAGGGCTTCACATGCATGAAAGCTGGGAGGAATCCGAACTATGGCTACACCAGCTTTGACAGCTTCGGCTGGGCCTTCCTGGCTCTCTTCCGACTCATGACACAGGACTTCTGGGAAAACCTCTACATGCTG ACTCTGAGGGCGGCAGGGAAGACCTACATGATCTTCTTTGTCCTGGTGATCTTTGTGGGATCTTTCTACTTGGTGAATCTCATCCTGGCTGTGGTGGCCATGGCTTATGAGGAGCAGAACCAGGCCACCATGGAGGAGGCCATTCGTAAGGATGAGGAATTCAAGGCCATGCTGGAACAGCTCAAGAGACAGCAGGAGGACGCCCAG actgctgccatggcaacctCTGCAGGCACAGTGTCAGAGGATGCGGTAGAGGATGACGGAGGGGGGCATCTCTCGTGCAGCTCCTCCGAGATGTCGAAACTCAGCTCCAAGAGCGCCAAAGAGCGTCGCAACCGTAAGAAGAAATGGCGGCAGAAAGAGCAGGACAAGGAGAAATGCGACAGCGAGAAGTTTGTCAAGTCCGAGTCAGATGACGGCAGCAAGAGGAGCCGCTTCCGTTTCCCTGATAACCGGCTGGGTCGAAAGTCTTCCATTATGAACCAG tCCCTACTCAGCATACCCGGCTCGCCTTTCCTGTCCCGCCACAACAGTAAGAGCAGCATCTTCAGTTTCAAGGGCCGCAACAAGGACGGGGGTTCAGAGAACGAGTTCGCCGACGATGAGCACAGCACGGTGGAGGAGTGCGAGGATCGCCGGGGCTCCCTGTTCAGCCCGTACCGGCGGAACAGCTACAGCGGCTTCCACGGCAAGAGGAACAGCACGGTGGATTGCAATGGCGTGGTGTCGCTCATCGGCCCTGGGCCCGGTGGACGCCTTCTGCCTGAG CCGACTACTGAGGTtgaggtgaagaagaagctgtCGGGCTCCCTGATGGTGTCTGTGGACCAGCTCAATACCTCCTTTGGGCGGAAAGAGCGGGCCAACAGTGTCATGAGCGTCATTACCAACACACTAGTGGAGG AACTGGAGGAGTCTCAGCGCAAGTGTCCGCCATGCTGGTATAAGTTTTCTAACACATTCCTGATCTGGGAGTGCTCCcccaattggattaagatcaagGAGATTGTGAACCTGATTGTCATGGACCCCTTCGTGGATTTAGCCATCACCATCTGCATCGTCCTGAACACCCTCTTCATGGCGATGGAGCACTACCCCATGACCCCCGACTTTGAGCACATGCTGTCCGTGGGCAATCTG GTTTTCACAGGGATCTTTGCAGGAGAGATGCTTTTCAAGCTGGTTGCTATGGATCCATATTACTACTTCCAGGAAGCCTGGAACTGTTTTGACGGATTCATTGTGACGCTGAGTTTAGTGGAGCTGGCTCTGGCTGATGTCGAAGGCCTGTCTGTGCTGCGGTCATTCCGATTG CTGAGAGTGTTTAAGCTGGCCAAGTCATGGCCAACCCTCAACATGCTGATCAAGATCATTGGTAACTCGGTGGGAGCCCTGGGGAACTTGACTCTGGTGCTGGCCATTATCGTCTTCATCTTTGCTGTGGTGGGCATGCAGCTGTTTGGGAAGAGCTACAAAGACTGTGTGTGCAAGATAGCCAAGGAATGTGAGCTGCCCCGCTGGCACATGAACGACTTCTTCCACTCCTTCCTGATCGTCTTCCGGGTGCTGTGCGGAGAGTGGATAGAGACCATGTGGGACTGCATGGAAGTGGCGGGCCAGGGCATGTGCCTCCTCGTCTTCATGATGGTCATGGTGATCGGCAACCTGGTG GTGTTGAACTTGTTCCTTGCCTTGTTGCTGAGCTCGTTCAGCGCCGACAACTTGGCTGCGACAGATGATGATGGCGAGCCCAACAACCTGCAGATTTCAGTTAAGCGCATAAAGGTAGGGATCGCATGGATAAAAGTGAAGGTGCGGATACTGATGGCCACCCTGCTAAAGAAACCCCCGATGGAGGATGAGCAGAAGCCTTTGGACGACATGTACGACAAGAAGCTGAACTGCATCGCTAATCACACTGGGGTGGACATCAACCGCGACCTGGACTACGCCAAGAACGGCAACGGCACCACTAGCGGTATAGGCAGCAGCGTGGGGAAGTACATGATCGACGAGGACCACATGTCTTTCATCCACAACCCGAATCTGACCGTCTGCGTGCCCATAGCTGTGGGAGAGTCCGACTTTGAGAACCTCAACACGGAGGACTTCAGTAGCGAGTCGGAATGTGAGAACAGCAAAGAG CTGGATGAAACCAGCTCGTCAGAGGGCAGCACCATCGACATCAAGCCAgatgtggtggaggaggtgataGTGGAGGCGGTGGAGGAATACTTGGAACCAGAGGCCTGCTGGACAGAGG gttgcATCGCAAAGTATAAGTGCTGTGATGTTCCGATCAATGTGGGCTGGGGGAAGCCCTGGTGGTTCCTGAGAAAAACCTGCTTCCTGATTGTGGAACACAACTGGTTTGAGAGcctcatcatcttcatgatCCTCCTCAGCAGTGGCGCCCTG GCCTTTGAGGACGTGTACATCGAGCAGAGGAAGACCATTCGAGTCATTCTGGAGTACGCCGACAGGGTTTTCACCTACATCTTCATCCTGGAGATGTTGCTGAAGTGGGTCGCCTACGGTTTTGTCAAGTACTTCACCAACGCCTGGTGCTGGCTGGACTTCTTCATTGTGGAT GTGTCTATAGTCAGCCTTGTAGCTAATGCGCTGGGCTACTCCGATCTAGGGCCCATTAAATCACTCAGGACACTAAGGGCCTTGAGACCCCTCAGAGCCTTGTCACGTTTTGAAGGGATGAGG GTGGTAGTCAACGCCTTGGTGGGTGCCATCCCTTCCATTATGAATGTGTTGCTGGTTTGCCTCATCTTTTGGCTGATTTTCAGTATCATGGGGGTCAACCTGTTTGCGGGCAAGTACTACTACTGTTTCAATCAGACGTCAGAGGAATACTTCTCAGTTGACGTGGTCAACAACAAGACCCAGTGTGTGGCCCTCATGCACCAAAACTTTACTGAGGTCAGGTGGAAGAACGTCAAGATCAACTTTGACAATGTGGGCGCCGGCTACCTCGCCCTGCTGCAAGTG gCCACGTTCAAAGGCTGGATGGACATTATGTACGCGGCTGTGGATTCCAGAGAG GTGGAAGACCAACCAGACTACGAAGTCAACATCTACATGTACATCTACTTTGTGGTTTTTATCATATTCGGCTCCTTCTTCACCCTCAACCTCTTTATTGGTGTGATCATTGACAACTTCAAccagcaaaagaaaaag TTTGGAGGTCAGGACATCTTCATGACAGAGGAACAGAAGAAGTACTACAACGCCATGAAAAAACTGGGGTCCAAAAAGCCGCAAAAGCCTATTCCTCGACCACAG AACATGATCCAGGGAATGGTGTTTGACTtcgtgcagcagcaggttttcgaCATCTCCATCATGATACTGATCTGCCTCAACATGGTCACCATGATGGTGGAAACAGACGATCAGTCGGACGACACGGAGAACGTCCTCTACTGGGtcaacttcatcttcattgTAGTCTTCACCACAGAGTTCCTGCTTAAGCTCTTTGCCCTTCGCCACTATTACTTCACCAACGGCTGGAATATTTTCGACGTGGTGGTGGTCATCCTGTCTATTGTTG GTATGTTCTTGGCTGACATCATTGAGAAGTACTTTGTGTCACCAACCCTGTTCAGGGTGATCAGGCTGGCTCGTATCGGTCGTATCCTCCGTCTGATTAAAGGAGCGAAGGGCATCCGGACTTTGCTCTTCgctttgatgatgtcactgcCAGCCCTGTTCAACATTGGCTTACTGCTCTTCCTGGTCATGttcatcttctccatcttcGGCATGTCTAACTTTGGCTACGTGAAGCACGCAGCGGGCATTGACGACCTGTACAACTTTGAAACCTTTGGCAACAGCATGATTATTCTGTTTATGATCACTACGTCGGCTGGATGGGACGGCCTGCTGCTGCCAATCCTCAACTACGAACCAGACTGCGACTCTCGCTACGAGAACCCTGGAACAAATGTGAAGGGGGACTGTGGTAATCCCTCAGTGGGAATCTTCTTTTTTGTCATGTACATCATCATTTCTTTCCTGATTGTGGTCAACATGTACATTGCCATCATCTTGGAGAACTTCAGTGTGGCTACAGAAGAAAGTGCTGATCCACTCAGTGAGGACGACTTTGAGACCTTCTACGAGATCTGGGAGAGGTTTGACCCAACTGCCTCTCAGTTCATCACGTTCATAAAGCTGTCTGACTTTGCAGACGCATTGGAGCATCCACTTCGCGTGCCAAAGCCCAACACTATAGAACTAATTGCCATGGACATGCCCATGGTGAGTGGCGACCGCATTCACTGCCTGGACATCCTGTTTGCCTTCACAAAGCGTGTGCTGGGTGACAGTGGTGAGTTGGACATGCTGAGGCAGCAGATGGAAGAGCGTTTTGTGCAAGCCAACCCCTCCAAGGTGTCGTATGAACCCATCACCACCACACTGCGCCGCAAACAGGAAGATGTCTCTGCCAGAACTATCCAGAACGCCTACCGCTGTCACCTCATCAGGCGTGGCATCATCTTCAAGCGCCGCACTTTTACTAATAGGCTTGAAAATGGTGGGAACAaccaggagaagaaagagagcaCGCCATCCACAGCCTCTCTTCCCTCTTACGACAGCGTGACCAAACCTGACAAGGAGAAGCAGGATGACAACAAGGAGGAGTGGGCCAGGAAAGATAAGGACAAAAACCAAAAAGATGAGTGGGAATCCAAGTGTTAG